From Halodesulfovibrio aestuarii DSM 17919 = ATCC 29578, the proteins below share one genomic window:
- a CDS encoding DUF1007 family protein: MKTALFLLLTVCLCCTTFTPRTAHAHPHVFIDSSLTLHFEGNSLNSINVVWTFDDMSSDMFLSDLDTNADGTLTQAEWNKQRPDIQGYLAEHSFFVHVTLNGQKLPLTTVTNFIATFENGTLTYKMDIPLIVSQKATAQKVQIAIFDPSYYSDFYTPLESITVTGKNDLQISIDDAPELAFYQGQIIPTAVTFEF, encoded by the coding sequence ATGAAAACTGCCCTATTCTTGCTTCTTACAGTCTGCCTCTGCTGCACGACGTTCACTCCACGCACCGCACATGCACACCCGCATGTTTTTATCGACAGTTCATTAACTCTACATTTTGAAGGCAACAGTCTGAATTCAATAAACGTGGTCTGGACATTCGATGATATGTCCAGCGACATGTTTTTGAGTGATCTCGATACCAATGCCGATGGCACGCTGACGCAAGCAGAGTGGAACAAACAACGTCCTGATATCCAAGGCTATCTTGCAGAACACAGTTTTTTTGTTCATGTAACCCTCAATGGTCAGAAACTTCCGTTAACAACAGTTACAAATTTTATTGCAACCTTTGAAAACGGTACTCTGACATACAAAATGGATATTCCACTTATCGTTAGCCAAAAAGCCACAGCGCAAAAAGTACAGATCGCCATTTTTGATCCTTCCTACTACTCTGATTTTTACACCCCGCTTGAATCTATAACTGTTACCGGCAAAAATGATTTACAGATCTCCATTGATGACGCGCCTGAACTGGCCTTTTATCAGGGACAAATTATTCCTACAGCCGTGACTTTCGAGTTTTAA
- a CDS encoding nickel/cobalt transporter, producing MQKILIFTLFVLISVTTAYASPFTGGQNTGHTTREHVDQTQHEAGFFALQYSILLRNVNLAQRAMRSKMSTLGHEIKTHPNGQSFWFFMLFSFLYGIIHALGPGHGKSIVFSYFLSRKGTLLKGVIMGHLLTAIHTLSAIVIVLGAYFLLDLKGSHALTSASEPLKVTSYYLIIGLGIFILLHALYEAVVRIRTNGSVKKEADNKGLITISIISGLVPCPGAALLLSFALSLNILTTGLLGALFFTMGMGITTSLFGIISIHSRKILMHVAGKSSTAIAVLHTSFSVIAGFAIIATGWLLVATS from the coding sequence ATGCAAAAAATTCTTATCTTCACACTTTTTGTACTTATTTCAGTGACAACAGCGTATGCCAGCCCATTTACGGGGGGGCAAAACACTGGACACACAACCAGAGAGCATGTGGACCAGACGCAACATGAAGCAGGCTTTTTTGCGTTGCAATATTCAATACTGCTCCGCAACGTAAACCTTGCTCAACGTGCCATGCGTTCAAAAATGTCAACGCTTGGGCATGAAATAAAGACACATCCGAACGGTCAATCTTTCTGGTTTTTTATGTTATTTTCATTTTTATACGGGATCATTCATGCTCTTGGACCGGGACATGGTAAATCCATTGTATTCTCATACTTTCTGAGTAGAAAAGGAACATTACTTAAGGGTGTTATAATGGGACACCTGCTTACAGCTATACATACGCTTTCTGCCATCGTCATAGTGCTGGGAGCATACTTCCTGCTGGACCTCAAAGGAAGCCACGCCCTCACCTCTGCCAGTGAACCGCTAAAAGTGACAAGCTACTACCTTATCATCGGGCTAGGCATTTTTATCCTTCTACACGCCCTATATGAAGCTGTTGTACGGATTCGTACAAACGGCAGTGTCAAAAAAGAAGCCGATAATAAGGGACTCATCACTATTTCTATTATTTCCGGTCTGGTACCGTGCCCCGGAGCTGCCCTGCTGCTCTCTTTTGCATTGAGCTTAAATATACTCACAACCGGACTTCTCGGCGCTCTCTTCTTTACCATGGGGATGGGCATTACAACGTCACTTTTTGGCATAATCAGCATTCATTCCCGAAAAATACTCATGCATGTTGCGGGCAAAAGCTCTACTGCCATAGCCGTTCTCCACACCTCGTTTTCCGTCATTGCGGGATTTGCCATCATTGCCACCGGCTGGCTGCTCGTCGCCACTTCATAG
- a CDS encoding tetratricopeptide repeat protein: protein MKDDSKAAKEHIARAKAYFQRHDILRTTASVIASLRLVLAGKVTGIDRITVDSALKEVLHNMNRVTEVKKMFPRGILYAKGHEKNVHDSLVKLFLELKKIQDSESYNEQRNRKLTLDKALNRGRRYLSSGKLQDATEAFEEAKALYVDEHSMFRMIGEWCLACKQPKVAMKYLKKAVAVDPDTRKAKRILLDAVVATGDKVGAAKLKAQLQEDYSE from the coding sequence ATGAAAGATGATTCCAAAGCTGCAAAAGAGCATATTGCCCGCGCAAAAGCATATTTTCAGCGACATGATATCCTGCGAACCACAGCCTCAGTCATTGCCTCACTAAGGTTGGTTCTTGCTGGAAAGGTTACCGGTATAGACAGAATCACGGTTGACTCTGCCCTTAAGGAAGTGCTGCACAATATGAATAGAGTTACCGAGGTCAAAAAAATGTTTCCTCGAGGCATCCTGTATGCGAAGGGGCACGAAAAAAATGTTCACGACAGCCTTGTGAAGCTGTTTCTTGAGTTAAAGAAAATTCAGGATTCAGAGTCGTATAATGAGCAGCGCAACCGTAAGCTTACACTTGATAAAGCGTTAAACCGCGGGAGGAGATATCTTTCCAGTGGTAAACTGCAGGATGCGACAGAAGCATTTGAAGAGGCGAAAGCTCTATACGTAGACGAACATAGCATGTTTCGTATGATCGGGGAGTGGTGTCTGGCGTGTAAGCAGCCCAAAGTGGCAATGAAATATTTAAAAAAAGCAGTCGCAGTTGATCCGGATACCCGAAAGGCTAAACGTATTTTGCTGGATGCTGTTGTTGCTACTGGTGATAAAGTTGGCGCTGCCAAATTAAAGGCGCAGTTACAGGAAGATTACTCAGAGTAG
- a CDS encoding ferredoxin, whose protein sequence is MAKKIRIDEEECIGCESCVELCPAAFQMNAEGDKAIVVNEDCTEDCVEEAIDTCPVNCINCE, encoded by the coding sequence ATGGCTAAAAAGATACGCATTGATGAAGAAGAATGTATCGGCTGTGAATCCTGTGTGGAGCTTTGTCCTGCCGCTTTCCAAATGAATGCAGAAGGCGATAAGGCAATTGTAGTAAATGAAGACTGCACTGAAGACTGTGTCGAAGAAGCTATTGACACATGCCCGGTCAACTGTATCAACTGCGAATAA
- a CDS encoding chemotaxis protein CheX: MNSDVTFAKPFINATSNVLSTMAGITPVPSAPFVKKDNIACGDVSAIIGITGEKRGSISVTFTKKCAVALVRAMLGDDIQDIVSDTKDAVGEICNMISGQARVGLADMGFKFDGSTPSVIMGDNHTLSHVTSSPVIAVPFSTDHGDFTLEFCFG, translated from the coding sequence ATGAATTCTGATGTTACCTTTGCTAAGCCTTTTATCAATGCTACGAGCAACGTGCTTAGCACAATGGCTGGCATCACTCCTGTTCCAAGCGCGCCTTTTGTAAAAAAAGACAATATTGCTTGTGGCGATGTCTCTGCAATCATTGGCATCACAGGTGAAAAGCGCGGAAGCATTTCTGTTACATTCACCAAGAAATGCGCTGTTGCTCTTGTTCGCGCAATGTTGGGTGATGATATTCAGGACATTGTCTCAGACACAAAAGATGCTGTCGGCGAAATATGCAACATGATTTCAGGTCAGGCTCGAGTCGGTCTTGCAGACATGGGCTTCAAATTCGACGGTTCAACACCATCTGTCATTATGGGTGACAACCATACACTCAGCCATGTGACTTCCAGCCCTGTTATCGCGGTTCCATTCTCTACCGACCATGGCGACTTTACGCTCGAATTCTGTTTTGGATAA
- a CDS encoding anaerobic ribonucleoside-triphosphate reductase activating protein: MASAWSRVFGFERVSLCDWPGMNASVIFLGGCNMHCPTCHNFNLAWHSDTMNVIPQKAIESYLTKRARWIDGVVITGGEATITPGLVDLIKDLRKLGMPVKMDSNGMRPDVLNQLLDEDLVKLFAVDVKGPYQKYPVLTGGTTSPAEAEENLSQVFELAKQYPDKFLFRITKVPVLTDEDIQEAESYLPDGFTLKHQEYVPPRREHAETDSEARRVSGDMVA, encoded by the coding sequence ATGGCTTCTGCTTGGTCACGTGTTTTTGGTTTTGAACGGGTTAGTCTTTGCGACTGGCCTGGTATGAATGCTAGCGTCATCTTTTTAGGTGGCTGCAACATGCACTGCCCAACTTGCCACAACTTTAATCTAGCCTGGCATAGCGACACCATGAATGTCATTCCACAAAAAGCGATTGAGTCATACCTGACAAAACGCGCGCGCTGGATTGATGGTGTCGTCATTACAGGGGGGGAAGCAACCATCACACCGGGACTTGTTGATCTCATTAAGGATCTTCGCAAGCTTGGCATGCCTGTCAAAATGGACAGCAACGGCATGCGTCCGGACGTGTTGAACCAGTTGCTTGACGAAGATCTTGTTAAGCTTTTTGCAGTAGATGTCAAAGGCCCTTACCAGAAATATCCTGTGCTTACCGGTGGTACTACATCCCCAGCAGAAGCGGAAGAAAACCTCTCCCAGGTTTTCGAGTTAGCCAAACAGTATCCTGACAAGTTCCTGTTCCGCATTACTAAAGTGCCTGTGCTGACAGATGAAGATATTCAGGAAGCTGAGAGCTACCTACCGGACGGTTTTACGCTTAAGCATCAGGAATACGTTCCCCCAAGGAGAGAGCATGCCGAAACAGATTCTGAAGCGCGACGAGTGTCTGGAGACATGGTCGCTTGA
- a CDS encoding ribonucleoside triphosphate reductase codes for MPKQILKRDECLETWSLERIAHAILKALKASGIKDPLLSKRLARKVEIKLGVQEIVPQELVQDTIEQVLMESRLYHVAKRFIIYREQRRQLREHKAAYLDIKETINNYLDKADWRVNENANMTHSFQGLMLHLSGTLQAKYALEKYPEEVRLAHEHGYFHIHDLSFGLAGYCAGWSLRDLLLEGFNLEGRSSAGPAHHFDAVLGQMVNFLGTLQNEWAGAQAFNNVDTYLAPFIRHDGLSYKQVRQAMQKFIFNLNTTSRWGGQSPFTNLTFDIVPPKHIAKEAIIIGGVLQDSTYGEYADEMAMINKAFLEVMLQGDHHGRIFSFPIPTYNVTTEFPWETENGDLLMQLTAKYGVPYFQNFINSDLDPEDVRSMCCRLQMDLRELRKKTGGLFGAGDLTGSIGVVTLNLPKLAYLANNEEDFIDLITEYAELAKDSLEFKRKLIQENLDRGMFPWSSRYLKNGFKAHFSTIGLIGGHEACLNLLGKGIDTEGGVRLMQRVLNHLRHLTSGYQEETGSLYNLEATPAEGTSYRLARIDKKLYADIVASGNGTPYYTNSTALPVGATDDVFAALEHQDQLQPLFTGGTVFHTYLGEAVADHAALKKFIIKAFTKTKMPYISITPTFSVCKDHGYIAGEHFSCPTCNADTEVYTRIVGYYRPISQWNKGKQMEYDDRVCYNSAPVDSGTKPTMVDEAI; via the coding sequence ATGCCGAAACAGATTCTGAAGCGCGACGAGTGTCTGGAGACATGGTCGCTTGAGCGAATTGCACACGCAATCCTCAAGGCACTAAAAGCAAGTGGAATTAAAGACCCGCTTCTTTCAAAACGACTTGCCCGGAAAGTTGAAATAAAACTTGGTGTACAAGAAATCGTACCACAGGAATTGGTACAGGACACCATTGAACAAGTTTTGATGGAGTCTCGCCTGTACCATGTTGCAAAGCGGTTTATTATTTACCGCGAGCAGCGCAGACAGTTACGCGAGCACAAAGCCGCGTATCTGGACATTAAAGAGACCATCAACAACTATCTGGATAAAGCAGACTGGCGTGTGAATGAAAACGCAAACATGACCCATTCTTTTCAGGGACTCATGCTCCATCTGTCCGGCACATTACAAGCTAAGTACGCGCTGGAAAAATATCCGGAAGAAGTACGTCTTGCACACGAGCACGGCTATTTCCATATTCACGATCTTTCTTTCGGCCTTGCAGGATACTGCGCAGGCTGGAGTCTGCGAGATCTACTGCTTGAAGGGTTCAACCTAGAAGGTCGTTCGAGTGCAGGACCTGCTCACCACTTTGACGCCGTGCTTGGCCAGATGGTCAACTTCCTCGGAACACTTCAGAATGAATGGGCTGGTGCGCAAGCATTCAACAACGTAGATACATATCTTGCTCCATTCATCAGGCATGACGGTCTTTCGTACAAACAGGTGCGTCAGGCCATGCAGAAATTTATATTCAATCTGAATACCACTTCCCGTTGGGGCGGCCAAAGCCCGTTCACAAACCTTACTTTTGACATAGTTCCACCGAAACATATTGCCAAAGAAGCTATTATCATCGGCGGGGTTCTTCAGGACTCAACGTATGGTGAATATGCTGACGAAATGGCTATGATCAATAAAGCATTCCTCGAAGTTATGCTGCAAGGCGATCATCACGGCCGCATATTCTCTTTCCCGATTCCAACATACAACGTCACCACTGAATTTCCTTGGGAAACAGAAAATGGCGATCTGCTCATGCAGCTGACTGCAAAGTACGGAGTTCCTTACTTCCAGAACTTCATTAACTCCGATCTCGATCCGGAGGACGTTCGCTCCATGTGCTGCCGTTTACAAATGGATCTGCGCGAATTACGCAAAAAGACCGGCGGTCTTTTCGGAGCAGGCGATCTTACCGGCTCTATCGGCGTTGTAACGCTTAATTTGCCTAAGCTGGCATACCTTGCAAACAACGAAGAAGACTTTATTGATCTTATTACTGAATATGCAGAGCTTGCCAAAGACTCCTTAGAGTTTAAACGCAAACTCATTCAGGAAAATCTTGATCGCGGCATGTTCCCTTGGTCCTCCCGGTACCTCAAAAATGGTTTTAAAGCGCACTTCTCCACCATTGGTCTTATTGGCGGCCACGAAGCCTGTCTTAATCTTCTCGGTAAAGGAATCGACACAGAAGGCGGAGTACGGCTCATGCAACGAGTGCTGAACCATCTGCGGCACCTGACATCCGGTTATCAAGAAGAAACAGGCAGTCTCTATAATCTGGAAGCTACCCCAGCAGAAGGAACAAGCTACCGTCTCGCACGTATCGATAAAAAACTGTATGCAGACATCGTAGCTTCCGGCAATGGTACTCCGTACTACACAAATTCGACAGCACTACCCGTAGGCGCAACGGATGATGTTTTTGCAGCACTTGAGCACCAGGACCAGCTGCAACCGCTCTTTACCGGTGGCACCGTATTCCATACCTATCTGGGTGAAGCTGTCGCCGATCACGCAGCATTAAAAAAATTCATTATCAAAGCATTTACTAAAACCAAAATGCCGTACATTTCCATCACCCCGACATTCTCTGTGTGCAAAGACCACGGATACATTGCCGGTGAGCATTTCTCCTGCCCTACATGTAACGCAGATACTGAAGTATACACACGTATCGTCGGATACTATCGACCGATCTCACAGTGGAATAAAGGCAAGCAAATGGAATACGATGACCGCGTTTGCTACAACAGTGCACCAGTTGATTCCGGCACCAAGCCAACTATGGTGGACGAGGCAATTTAG